Proteins encoded together in one Leptospira semungkisensis window:
- a CDS encoding NUDIX hydrolase, with protein MQDFLPDQYSPDSNLWDLGEKQSIYKSPIFELVSFPKTSPDKKVSGNFFHLESKDWVNVIALTSEGNLILIDQYRHGMHRYSLEIPGGIAEKATLLESAQAELREETGLLSDDWEYLGKVSANPAILDNWCHTFVARNVFPHAEGQDLDESEQIEVYQYPLLKIQDILNRNILHHGMMVAAFGLFFMKYGLNHKKQN; from the coding sequence ATGCAAGATTTCCTTCCTGATCAGTATTCCCCCGATTCCAATCTTTGGGATTTGGGCGAAAAGCAATCCATCTACAAGTCCCCTATTTTCGAATTGGTTTCTTTTCCCAAGACTTCTCCTGACAAAAAGGTCTCCGGGAATTTCTTCCATCTGGAATCCAAGGATTGGGTAAATGTGATCGCTCTTACTTCCGAAGGAAATCTAATCTTGATCGATCAGTATAGACATGGAATGCATCGCTACTCTCTTGAGATTCCGGGAGGAATCGCGGAGAAAGCAACTCTTCTCGAATCTGCCCAAGCGGAATTGAGAGAAGAGACCGGTCTCTTGTCAGATGATTGGGAATATCTCGGAAAAGTTTCTGCGAACCCAGCCATCCTAGACAATTGGTGTCATACCTTTGTAGCCAGAAATGTTTTTCCTCATGCAGAAGGACAGGATCTGGATGAAAGCGAACAGATTGAAGTGTATCAATACCCTCTCCTGAAAATCCAAGACATTCTGAATCGGAATATTCTTCACCATGGTATGATGGTGGCTGCATTCGGATTGTTCTTTATGAAGTACGGATTAAATCACAAGAAACAGAACTAG
- a CDS encoding MFS transporter translates to MTDKSTTTHPFISLKVPEFRNFLAGKFLVTLSFVMQSTVVFWQIDNITHDAFFVGLIGFAELVPNVTVSLFSGLVVDSFPRKKIIFLSLSGLTSSSFLLLLFTLPEFDWVLRDYSVWPIYSVIFFSGICRGFLSPSIAAFQTQLVSKEIFPNAATWSGVAWQGSAVLGPMLGGLLTGFNGVQAAYLADFCIMLFSLLLLSFLVPSKPVPEKQGEKESIWKSLGTGWKFVFSHQLILGAISLDLFAVLFGGAVALIPTFSREVLGMGPEYYGILRSAPAIGAVLCALFIAVKPPKTNSGIILLSSVFGFGICMIVFALSKDFYLSFAALVVSGSFDMVSVVIRHTIVQMYTPEHMRGRVSAVNNIFIGSSNELGAFESGAAAKAFGLVPSVVIGGTLTLLTVGIVTAIAPRLRKMDLKDITV, encoded by the coding sequence ATGACAGACAAATCAACAACCACTCATCCATTCATCTCTCTTAAAGTACCTGAGTTTAGGAATTTCTTAGCAGGCAAATTCTTAGTCACTCTTTCCTTCGTCATGCAATCGACAGTGGTCTTCTGGCAGATCGATAATATCACACATGATGCATTCTTTGTCGGCCTCATAGGATTTGCCGAGCTTGTGCCTAACGTGACCGTTTCCTTATTCTCAGGATTGGTCGTTGACAGCTTTCCTCGTAAGAAAATCATCTTCCTTTCTCTTAGTGGTCTTACTTCCAGTTCCTTCTTACTTTTATTATTTACCTTACCCGAATTCGATTGGGTTCTTAGGGATTACTCGGTTTGGCCGATCTATTCTGTGATCTTCTTCTCTGGAATTTGCAGAGGATTCTTATCTCCTAGTATCGCAGCATTCCAAACCCAACTCGTATCAAAAGAGATCTTTCCGAATGCTGCTACCTGGAGCGGGGTTGCTTGGCAAGGTTCTGCGGTTTTAGGACCGATGTTAGGTGGACTCCTTACAGGATTCAACGGAGTGCAGGCCGCTTATCTCGCGGATTTCTGTATCATGCTGTTTTCTCTCCTTCTTCTTTCATTCTTAGTTCCTTCTAAGCCTGTTCCGGAAAAACAAGGAGAGAAGGAATCCATCTGGAAAAGCTTAGGAACCGGCTGGAAATTCGTGTTTAGCCATCAGTTGATACTCGGCGCGATCAGCTTGGATCTATTCGCAGTTTTGTTCGGAGGAGCAGTTGCTCTTATTCCAACCTTCTCGCGAGAAGTTTTAGGAATGGGTCCGGAATATTATGGTATTTTAAGATCCGCTCCTGCGATTGGAGCAGTCCTCTGTGCCCTATTCATCGCTGTCAAACCTCCTAAGACAAATTCAGGGATCATTCTTCTTTCCAGCGTATTCGGTTTCGGGATTTGCATGATCGTATTCGCTCTTTCCAAGGACTTCTATCTTTCCTTTGCCGCACTCGTAGTCAGCGGATCTTTCGATATGGTAAGCGTTGTGATACGTCATACGATCGTTCAGATGTATACACCGGAACATATGCGGGGAAGGGTCTCTGCAGTGAATAATATCTTTATTGGTTCCTCCAACGAACTGGGAGCCTTCGAGTCAGGAGCTGCGGCCAAAGCATTCGGACTTGTGCCTTCCGTCGTTATCGGAGGAACTCTCACTCTCCTAACCGTAGGGATCGTTACCGCAATTGCACCTCGCCTTCGAAAAATGGATCTAAAGGATATAACGGTTTAA
- the pepN gene encoding aminopeptidase N, with protein sequence MDNILTQQEAALRSGQISDVHYSLQLKLEKGSQEYEGDSTVRFVYTGGKKGKLKVDFVSHKIEILWLNGKEETKYEKKDSFLLIPGEILQEGKNELRIHYKNLFDHSGSGFHKFTDPSDHAEYMHTDFEPFEAHRLFPSFDQPDLKAIYDLEVTGPSEWTYIHNTVPLKEEIQGNYKKIKFNTTKKFSTYLFSLIVGPYAVWEDKAGDIPLRIFCRKSLSKYMDAENLFAITKEAFGFLQNYFGVPYPYGKYDQIFVPEFNMGAMENVGAVTFSESYIFRGPRIYSEYLNRANTVYHEMVHMWFGNLVTMKWWNDLWLNESFADYLSYYSMSNGKLFPDALEHFYVREEWAYREDQLSTTHPIAGKAENTLEAISNFDGISYSKGASVLRQLMYYVGEEKFRDAMRLYFKRHAEKNTVLSDFLSCMSETSGIDIRGWSKEWLETTGVNTLSPIRQNGRLFLSQSPSENNGLLRTHALQATLFKEENGKLNEVWRKRVLVKGKETLLEETDKTEATLLLLNTEDYAYAKTYLGKDSFPILKKSLHTLQDRFARRVVWGSLWQMVRDAELSPREFLELALDQGLKESDLSVRNSHILTKALTVIDNYIPESEKRNWSDKMNAIAKEKSLLANNSEQEQILWFRILENTSKSESQLSYLKELLDEKKAIPGISMDQERRWTILARLSAYGDSESDARIEQELSKDNTDLGAKKAFLARVSVPDAKRKKEVWERFLHPKKEDSTDFLRYGMRGFQWGHQKQLLLPYVDLFFDSVISVYETRDPHFSSAFGHMMFPSYEPDSKLYNRTRDFLEQKKALPELLRKDLQQQRDDIARTLRVLEKYNK encoded by the coding sequence ATGGATAATATTCTCACCCAACAAGAAGCAGCTCTTAGATCCGGACAAATCTCGGATGTACATTATTCTCTCCAGCTAAAACTGGAGAAGGGCTCTCAAGAATACGAAGGCGATAGTACAGTTCGATTCGTTTATACAGGTGGGAAGAAAGGAAAGCTGAAAGTCGATTTCGTTTCTCATAAGATAGAGATCCTTTGGCTAAACGGAAAAGAAGAAACCAAATATGAGAAGAAGGACTCCTTTCTTCTTATCCCGGGAGAAATCCTACAAGAAGGAAAGAACGAGCTTCGTATTCATTACAAAAATCTTTTTGATCATAGCGGCTCCGGTTTTCACAAGTTCACGGATCCGTCTGATCATGCGGAATACATGCATACAGACTTCGAGCCATTCGAAGCTCACAGGTTATTTCCTTCCTTCGATCAACCCGATCTAAAGGCAATTTATGATCTGGAAGTGACCGGTCCTTCCGAATGGACCTATATCCACAACACTGTTCCTCTAAAAGAAGAAATCCAGGGAAATTATAAAAAGATAAAGTTCAATACTACTAAAAAGTTCTCCACCTATCTGTTTTCTCTCATCGTAGGTCCGTATGCAGTCTGGGAAGATAAGGCAGGAGATATTCCTCTTAGGATCTTTTGCAGAAAGTCACTATCCAAATACATGGACGCGGAGAATCTATTTGCGATCACCAAGGAAGCGTTCGGATTCCTTCAAAATTATTTCGGAGTTCCTTATCCGTACGGAAAATACGATCAAATCTTCGTGCCCGAATTCAATATGGGAGCGATGGAGAACGTGGGAGCGGTCACCTTCTCCGAAAGTTATATTTTCAGAGGACCTCGTATCTATTCGGAATACTTAAACCGCGCGAATACTGTGTATCATGAAATGGTCCATATGTGGTTCGGAAATTTGGTCACCATGAAATGGTGGAATGACCTCTGGCTGAACGAAAGCTTCGCGGATTATCTCTCTTATTATTCCATGTCGAATGGAAAACTATTCCCGGATGCATTAGAACATTTTTATGTAAGAGAAGAATGGGCATATAGAGAAGACCAATTGTCTACAACTCATCCGATCGCAGGAAAGGCGGAGAATACTTTAGAAGCGATCAGTAATTTCGATGGAATCTCTTATTCCAAGGGAGCTTCTGTCCTCAGACAATTGATGTATTATGTAGGAGAAGAGAAGTTTAGAGATGCAATGCGTCTCTACTTCAAACGACACGCGGAGAAGAATACTGTTCTGAGTGATTTTCTATCCTGCATGTCTGAAACAAGCGGGATCGATATACGAGGTTGGAGTAAGGAATGGTTAGAAACCACCGGCGTCAATACTCTCAGTCCAATACGACAAAACGGAAGACTCTTCTTATCGCAATCCCCTTCCGAAAACAATGGATTACTCAGAACTCACGCATTACAGGCGACTCTGTTCAAAGAAGAAAACGGAAAATTAAATGAAGTCTGGCGCAAACGAGTTCTAGTCAAAGGAAAGGAAACCCTTTTAGAGGAAACTGACAAAACAGAAGCAACTCTTCTGCTCTTAAACACCGAAGACTATGCCTATGCAAAGACATATCTGGGCAAAGACTCGTTTCCTATCCTAAAGAAAAGTTTGCATACCCTTCAGGATCGATTCGCAAGAAGAGTCGTTTGGGGAAGTCTCTGGCAAATGGTCCGAGACGCGGAACTCTCGCCTAGAGAATTTTTAGAATTAGCCTTGGACCAAGGCCTGAAAGAATCGGATCTTTCCGTTCGGAATAGCCATATTCTCACCAAAGCACTGACTGTGATCGATAATTATATCCCAGAATCCGAAAAGAGAAATTGGTCGGATAAAATGAACGCGATAGCTAAAGAGAAATCCCTTCTTGCAAATAATTCGGAGCAAGAACAGATCCTTTGGTTTAGAATATTAGAAAATACTTCTAAATCAGAATCGCAACTCTCTTATCTAAAAGAACTCCTGGATGAAAAGAAAGCCATTCCTGGAATCTCTATGGACCAGGAAAGAAGATGGACCATCCTAGCAAGGCTCAGCGCCTATGGAGATTCCGAATCCGATGCAAGAATAGAGCAAGAACTCTCAAAGGACAATACGGACCTTGGCGCAAAGAAGGCTTTCTTAGCAAGGGTGTCCGTTCCGGATGCAAAGCGCAAAAAAGAAGTTTGGGAAAGATTCCTACACCCCAAAAAAGAAGACTCTACCGATTTCCTTCGCTATGGAATGAGAGGTTTTCAATGGGGACACCAAAAACAA